Proteins found in one Cobetia sp. L2A1 genomic segment:
- a CDS encoding FKBP-type peptidyl-prolyl cis-trans isomerase: MKQLVSAVALGALLVTPFSFAADKSLANEQAQLSYGIGATLGKSLSQDITDLDLDAFTQAVRDVYAKGDMKMSDQEIADALSKFQQKKMEEQKKVAEQEATDNKAAGDKFLADNAKKDGVKTLDSGLQYKVLKSGEGDSPAAEDTVKVNYEGKLLDGTVFDSSYQRGEPVSFKVNQVIKGWQEALQEMSVGDTWMLYIPADLAYGKAGTGGPIGPNETLSFKVELLDVTKAEASK; this comes from the coding sequence ATGAAACAGCTGGTTAGTGCCGTCGCGCTCGGCGCCCTCCTGGTCACCCCGTTCAGCTTTGCCGCAGACAAGAGTCTCGCGAACGAGCAGGCACAGCTCAGCTATGGCATCGGTGCAACTCTGGGCAAGAGCCTCTCCCAGGACATCACCGACCTGGATCTGGATGCCTTCACTCAGGCTGTGCGTGATGTCTACGCGAAAGGCGACATGAAGATGAGCGATCAGGAAATTGCTGATGCGCTCTCCAAGTTCCAACAGAAGAAGATGGAAGAGCAGAAGAAGGTGGCCGAGCAGGAAGCCACGGACAACAAGGCTGCTGGCGACAAGTTCCTGGCGGATAACGCCAAGAAAGACGGCGTGAAAACGCTGGATTCCGGACTGCAGTACAAGGTATTGAAATCCGGTGAGGGTGACTCTCCGGCCGCGGAAGATACCGTCAAGGTGAATTACGAAGGCAAGCTGCTGGACGGCACAGTCTTCGACAGCTCCTATCAGCGCGGTGAGCCGGTCAGCTTCAAGGTCAACCAGGTCATCAAGGGCTGGCAGGAAGCACTGCAGGAAATGAGCGTCGGCGATACCTGGATGCTCTACATCCCGGCAGACCTCGCCTACGGCAAAGCCGGTACTGGCGGCCCGATCGGCCCGAACGAGACACTCTCCTTCAAGGTTGAGCTGCTAGACGTGACCAAGGCTGAAGCCAGCAAGTAA
- a CDS encoding TIGR02444 family protein, with translation MGAHSTGLWDYALSLYAQPAPPDLPTTHSSRVASPCDVMSACLLLQDEAGLDVCELLWIHWLAAHGVVLTASPTRMLEGVRDWQSWMTGMLRERRQQLKQELVSADAAIDSAATQRLERLYQQLKACELSAEQEALAQLEALSPVLQNVTQRSSLRTPFASLEDPLLAFQHSLALLSGQTHLNEGDLPTARALRLLALTHVPAIKADAELVRGC, from the coding sequence ATGGGCGCACATTCTACCGGATTGTGGGACTACGCGCTGTCCCTCTACGCACAGCCGGCCCCTCCGGACCTGCCAACCACTCATTCCAGTCGCGTGGCATCACCCTGCGACGTGATGAGTGCCTGCCTGTTACTGCAAGACGAGGCTGGACTCGATGTCTGCGAGCTACTGTGGATCCACTGGTTAGCAGCACATGGCGTAGTACTGACCGCCTCCCCTACCCGCATGCTGGAGGGCGTACGTGATTGGCAGAGCTGGATGACCGGCATGCTGCGCGAGCGTCGCCAGCAGCTCAAGCAGGAACTTGTCAGTGCGGATGCGGCTATCGACTCTGCCGCCACTCAGCGTCTCGAACGCCTTTATCAACAGCTTAAAGCCTGCGAGCTCTCAGCTGAGCAGGAAGCACTCGCCCAACTGGAGGCCTTGAGCCCTGTCTTGCAGAACGTGACGCAGCGTTCCAGTCTGCGCACACCCTTTGCCAGCCTCGAAGATCCACTGCTGGCCTTTCAGCACTCACTGGCATTATTGAGCGGTCAAACACACCTCAACGAGGGTGATCTGCCAACGGCGCGCGCTTTACGTCTACTTGCATTGACGCACGTGCCTGCCATCAAGGCAGATGCGGAACTTGTGCGCGGCTGTTAG
- a CDS encoding SCO family protein, giving the protein MHDERTLTKTWLILGIIGIAALVGAGVAWQQAQRDLAPVAGMQAWASLGGPIHLTSSEGDFRLSEVSMGQAATVAEATPVVALYFGYTQCPDVCPMTLAALRQVMAELPPATAARVVPVMISLDPERDTPARLAEYTGHFGPRFIGVTGSDESLAEIARRYGVSYRRVEAPDSALGYTIDHGAALYLVSSEGRIYDRIPFSPGAAGIRAGLTRVLNETHE; this is encoded by the coding sequence ATGCACGACGAGAGAACGCTGACCAAGACTTGGTTGATACTGGGCATCATCGGTATCGCGGCACTGGTGGGAGCGGGCGTGGCCTGGCAGCAGGCGCAGCGTGATCTTGCGCCGGTCGCTGGCATGCAGGCATGGGCAAGCCTCGGTGGTCCTATCCACCTGACGTCGAGCGAGGGTGACTTCCGTCTGTCAGAGGTCAGCATGGGGCAAGCAGCCACGGTGGCAGAAGCCACGCCCGTCGTCGCACTTTACTTCGGTTATACCCAGTGCCCGGATGTCTGTCCGATGACGCTGGCGGCCTTGCGTCAGGTGATGGCAGAGCTACCTCCTGCCACTGCTGCCCGTGTTGTGCCAGTGATGATCTCGCTGGACCCTGAGCGCGACACTCCTGCGCGCCTTGCAGAGTACACGGGGCATTTCGGGCCGCGCTTCATCGGCGTCACCGGCAGCGATGAATCACTGGCTGAGATCGCCCGTCGTTACGGTGTCAGCTATCGACGTGTCGAGGCACCGGATTCAGCGCTGGGTTACACCATTGATCACGGTGCCGCACTTTATCTCGTCTCAAGCGAGGGTCGAATCTACGACCGTATTCCGTTTTCTCCCGGGGCCGCAGGTATTCGGGCTGGCTTGACACGCGTATTGAACGAGACCCACGAGTAG